The genomic region TATATGATTATAATTAATTTAAAAATTTGTATATAGAAATTTTTTCATTATATAGGAGGTAATATGTCATGATTTTTTTTTTCTAAATCTTTATCTACATAAGGAATTTCGTATTCTTTATTTTTTTTGGGAAGAGTAATACCTTTTGGTATTATTAATTTTTTTAATTCTTTTTTACTTTTTTCAAACAAAATATTATTATTATTTTCTACATTTTTTAATGAACAAGAAGCCATTAAAAATAAATTTAATATTTGGCATGTAATGATAATTTTGAAAAATATTTTGTTTTTTTTAATATTTTTTAATATTAGCATATTGAATAGCTTTTTCAAGTTTTAATTGTGTAGAATTTGAAGCTAAAGTCATTGGTAAACGAAGCGTATCATACTTTATCAATCTTAATTTTCTAGCTAACCATTTTATTGGAATAGGATTAGGTTCTATAAACAGTGTTTCATGCAATAAAATCAATCTTTTATTTATAGATCTTGCTTTTATGAAGTCTCCTTTGAGCGCATATGTACAAATTTTCATCATTTCTTTTGCAGCAATATTAGCTGTTACTGATATTACACCTTGACCTCCTAATTGCATGAAATCTAAAGCTGTTGTATCATCTCCACTAATTAATAAAAAATCGTTTTTTATTAATTCTTTAATTTTATTAATTCTTGACAAATCACCAGTTGCTTCTTTAATCCCTATTATATTCTTAAAATTAGATAATTTTGACACTGTTTCTGGTAGTAAATCACATCCAGTCCGACTAGGTACATTATATAAAATTTGTGGTATTTCAGTGTTTTCTGAAATAGCTTTAAAGTGTTGATATAATCCTTCTTGTGTAGGTCTATTATAATATGGTGTCACAGTCAGACAAGCAGCAATGCCAGATTTTTCAAATCTTTTTGTTAAAGATATAGCTTCAGTAGTAGCATTCGCTCCTGTTCCTGCGATAATTGGAATACGATTATCTGCTAATTCTAAAGTTAACATAACCACTTTTATATGTTCTTCTTGACTTAGTGTTGCAGATTCTCCTGTAGTTCCAACAGAAACAATTGCTGTAGTTTTATTATGTATATGATAATTAATTAGTTTTTTTAAACTAGAACGACAAATTTGACCTTTTTCATCCATAGGTGTGATTAGCGCAACAATACTTCCTGTGAACATTATAGTTGTCCTCCTCCATAAAAAACACCTTACAGTCTGTTTAAAATATATCTAAAAAAGTATATAAATTTTTAAATGAATATTTTAATAATATCTTATGAAAAATAACAGTGTTAGAGAATATGATGTATATCATAAAACTTCAGTATCTCCATAGTAGAATAAAATTAGTTTTTAAATATTATTGTTATATTTAATATAAGTATATTATTTAAATATTTATTTTTAATTTAAATTAGAAGCGTATTCAAAAAAACATGTCATTTTTTAATACTGTCATCTTTTTTTTCTATTACTTAATTATAATAAGGTCAATTTCTTTACTAGATATCTTAGGTATAAATTTTTTTGATTGTTTATTTTAAAATATTATTTATATTCAAAGAATGTAAAATTTAAATTCATATAATAATACCTGTAATAAAATAGAATGTTTTAAGAATTAAAATATAAAAATTTAGTTATTAGTTATAATGGTTTTAATACATTATGTTTTTAAAAAATATGAAATTTTTAATTGATTATTTTTTGATAAAATTTTTTTTAGTAAATCATTTAGTTTTTAAAAAAATTTTATAGTATTCATTGAAATAGTTGTTAAACAATTTTGTTAATATACTCGAAAATGTATGTTGTGAATTTTAATATTTTCAAAGTCGTAATATTATCATAAATTATTTCAATTAAAAAACAATTGTCATTTTTAAATAAAACAAGCTACTAAAATAATATGATTTAGTAGCTCGATCATTGAATTAAAAATAGTTGACTGAAAAATTTCTTATTTACTACATTGAGCTTTAAATCTTAATACATGATCCATTAAAACAATTGCTACCATTGCTTCCGTTATTGGTACAGCTCTAATACCTACGCAGGGATCATGTCTACCTTTTACATTTATTTCCACAGGTTGATTGTCTTTGTTAATTGTTTTCCCTTTTTTTCTAATACTAGATGTCGGTTTAAAAGCTATTTTTAAAACAATGTTTTCACCATTACTAATACCTCCTAAAATACCACCAGAGTGATTACTAGAAAATCCTTCATGTGTGATTTCATCACGGTGTTCACTTCCCTTTTGATTGACCACTGAGAAACCATCTCCAATTTCTATTCCTTTTGCTGCATTGATACTAATTAAGGCATGTGCTAAATCTGCATCTAAACGATCAAATACCGGTTCTCCTAGACCTATAGGAACTTTTTCAGCTATAACTGTTATGTTTGCTCCAATAGAATCACCTGTTTTTTTTAATTTTTTAATTAAATTTTTTAGATCTGGTATTTTTTCTGAATTAGAGCAAAAAAAATCATTTTTTTCAACTTCTTCCCAAGATTTAAATGGGCAATCTATATTACCCATAGATGATAAATATGCACGTATAGTGATACCATATTTTTCTTGAAGATATTTTTTTGCTATTGCTCCTGCTGCAACTCGCATAGCAGTTTC from Buchnera aphidicola (Diuraphis noxia) harbors:
- the dapA gene encoding 4-hydroxy-tetrahydrodipicolinate synthase is translated as MFTGSIVALITPMDEKGQICRSSLKKLINYHIHNKTTAIVSVGTTGESATLSQEEHIKVVMLTLELADNRIPIIAGTGANATTEAISLTKRFEKSGIAACLTVTPYYNRPTQEGLYQHFKAISENTEIPQILYNVPSRTGCDLLPETVSKLSNFKNIIGIKEATGDLSRINKIKELIKNDFLLISGDDTTALDFMQLGGQGVISVTANIAAKEMMKICTYALKGDFIKARSINKRLILLHETLFIEPNPIPIKWLARKLRLIKYDTLRLPMTLASNSTQLKLEKAIQYANIKKY
- the aroC gene encoding chorismate synthase, coding for MSGNTIGKIFCVTTFGESHGEALGCIVDGTPPGLELSCEDLQKDLNRRRPGASRYTTQRSELDKIHILSGVFNGITTGTSIGLIIYNSDQRSKDYDDIKNLFRPGHADFTYEKKYGIRDYRGGGRSSARETAMRVAAGAIAKKYLQEKYGITIRAYLSSMGNIDCPFKSWEEVEKNDFFCSNSEKIPDLKNLIKKLKKTGDSIGANITVIAEKVPIGLGEPVFDRLDADLAHALISINAAKGIEIGDGFSVVNQKGSEHRDEITHEGFSSNHSGGILGGISNGENIVLKIAFKPTSSIRKKGKTINKDNQPVEINVKGRHDPCVGIRAVPITEAMVAIVLMDHVLRFKAQCSK